The proteins below come from a single Halobacillus salinarum genomic window:
- a CDS encoding protein-glutamate methylesterase/protein-glutamine glutaminase yields MNKVKVLVVDDSAFMRKMISEILNQDIRIEVIATARNGKDCLDQLDSIKPDVITMDVEMPKLDGLQTLESIMERKPLPVVMLSSLTGDGAESTLKALSLGAVDFVEKPSGSISLDIERVASHLVRKVIAASRAKVKAQPVVNSSPPRAFYPKSNHLTTVVAIGTSTGGPRALQKVLTELPADFPAPIVVVQHMPKGFTHSLANRLNKLSSLHVKEAVHNEELKNGVAYIAPGDFHLEVIKMNSRLLVQLNQSEVLNGHRPSVNAMFTSLASLPDVYSIAVVMTGMGADGMEGLMHLKETCPQTVAIAEAEESCIIYGMPKAIVKTGLADVVSPLEKISGCIIKSIGEH; encoded by the coding sequence ATGAACAAGGTAAAAGTATTAGTGGTTGACGATTCAGCTTTTATGAGAAAAATGATTTCTGAAATTTTAAATCAGGACATCCGAATTGAAGTTATTGCTACCGCCAGGAATGGAAAAGATTGTCTTGACCAATTAGATTCCATTAAGCCTGATGTGATTACAATGGATGTTGAAATGCCTAAACTAGATGGTTTGCAAACACTTGAATCCATTATGGAAAGAAAACCGCTTCCTGTTGTTATGCTTTCAAGCCTGACGGGGGATGGAGCAGAAAGTACGTTAAAGGCATTAAGCCTTGGAGCCGTAGATTTTGTTGAAAAACCTTCTGGTTCTATTTCATTAGATATTGAAAGAGTGGCAAGCCACCTTGTTCGCAAAGTCATCGCTGCAAGCAGAGCAAAGGTGAAAGCTCAGCCTGTCGTGAATTCATCACCGCCACGTGCTTTTTATCCAAAGTCCAATCATTTGACAACAGTGGTAGCAATTGGAACTTCGACAGGCGGTCCGAGAGCTTTGCAAAAAGTGTTAACAGAATTACCAGCAGACTTCCCCGCTCCGATTGTAGTCGTTCAACATATGCCCAAAGGATTTACTCATTCTTTAGCGAACCGGCTGAATAAACTTTCCAGTCTTCATGTGAAAGAAGCAGTGCATAATGAAGAACTTAAAAATGGGGTTGCCTACATAGCTCCTGGAGATTTCCATTTAGAAGTCATAAAAATGAATAGCAGACTTCTGGTTCAGCTGAACCAATCGGAGGTTTTGAACGGACACCGTCCTTCAGTAAATGCCATGTTTACTTCTTTAGCCAGTCTCCCAGATGTTTACTCCATTGCAGTGGTGATGACTGGAATGGGAGCGGATGGGATGGAAGGACTAATGCATTTGAAGGAAACTTGTCCGCAAACCGTAGCGATAGCTGAAGCTGAGGAAAGCTGCATCATTTATGGAATGCCGAAAGCAATCGTAAAAACAGGTCTTGCTGATGTCGTTTCGCCGCTTGAGAAGATCAGTGGCTGCATAATCAAATCTATTGGTGAACACTAA
- a CDS encoding MinD/ParA family protein, which produces MADQAERLRIRIKQQTQNRSGKTIAITSGKGGVGKSNFTINFALKLAELNKKVLIFDLDIGMGNIDILLGVTPRHSFVDLFSSTLSIHDIIESGPNALSYIAGGSGLSDLFQLDAHKFEYFQSEFMKLLQSYDFILFDMGAGLTNESLSFLTSANEVIIITTPEPTSIRDAYSVIKHLTSKDKELPIHITVNKALDDRDGRNAFFRIQKVAGQFLNKQVSQLGIIPEDRAVLKAVSNQSPFSIASPKCKASMAMTRIAEQFLEAGEGINPKPQESFLSKLKRLVLER; this is translated from the coding sequence ATGGCTGATCAAGCAGAGAGGTTAAGAATCCGCATTAAGCAGCAAACCCAGAATAGAAGCGGCAAGACAATTGCGATAACCAGTGGTAAAGGTGGAGTAGGAAAGTCTAACTTTACGATTAATTTTGCTCTGAAACTTGCGGAATTAAACAAGAAGGTATTGATTTTTGATCTTGATATCGGGATGGGAAACATCGATATTTTACTGGGGGTCACACCTCGTCATTCTTTTGTCGATTTATTTTCAAGTACTTTGTCGATTCATGATATTATTGAATCAGGACCAAATGCCCTCTCTTACATTGCCGGGGGCTCTGGGTTGAGTGATCTCTTTCAGCTGGATGCTCATAAGTTTGAATATTTCCAATCTGAATTTATGAAGCTTCTGCAATCCTATGATTTTATATTATTTGATATGGGAGCCGGGCTCACTAACGAAAGCTTGAGTTTCTTAACTTCTGCTAATGAAGTCATCATTATTACGACGCCTGAACCAACGTCGATTCGGGATGCATATTCAGTAATTAAGCACTTGACTTCGAAGGATAAAGAGCTTCCCATCCACATCACCGTGAATAAGGCGCTTGACGATCGCGATGGAAGGAATGCTTTTTTTAGAATCCAAAAAGTAGCCGGCCAATTTTTAAACAAGCAGGTGAGCCAGCTGGGCATAATTCCTGAAGACAGGGCGGTTCTCAAGGCAGTTTCGAATCAAAGCCCATTTTCTATTGCCAGTCCCAAGTGCAAAGCAAGTATGGCAATGACTCGTATCGCCGAACAGTTCCTGGAAGCTGGGGAAGGGATAAATCCGAAACCTCAAGAAAGCTTTTTATCGAAACTGAAAAGATTAGTGTTGGAAAGGTAG
- the flhF gene encoding flagellar biosynthesis protein FlhF has translation MKVKKYQAANMPEVMKKVRQDLGPDAVILNSKNIKVGGFLGMFKKVNTEVVAALDPAPELQKASRAPVEKTGTSQVKSSYSDSEVMQEIKLLKSLVLKQQEDALFSPAYQSLYMYLLSQDVEQEHAKMLTSLADEYQLADEEGNLDKKYMHKLAVDYLKPFMNSRSLPDRQYVHFVGPTGVGKTTTIAKLAAEAVLNFDLKVAFITTDTYRIAAIEQLKTYAKLLNIPLEVAYSHTDYLKAREKFIDYDLVLIDTAGRNYKDGYFVNELNGLITTDDQTTTYLVVSMTSKYQDIKEIYQQFQTIQMNEVIFTKLDEASSIGPLINLLLENEMKLAYLTTGQNVPDDFITASSETVVEKLMEDW, from the coding sequence ATGAAGGTGAAAAAATATCAGGCAGCTAATATGCCGGAAGTAATGAAAAAAGTACGTCAGGATTTAGGACCGGATGCTGTCATATTGAATTCAAAAAACATTAAAGTCGGCGGTTTTCTTGGGATGTTCAAAAAAGTGAATACAGAAGTAGTGGCCGCTCTAGATCCAGCACCAGAACTTCAAAAAGCGTCCCGTGCCCCAGTGGAAAAAACGGGTACTTCTCAGGTGAAATCCAGCTATTCTGATTCGGAAGTCATGCAGGAGATTAAATTACTTAAATCGCTTGTCTTGAAACAGCAGGAAGACGCTTTGTTTTCGCCAGCTTATCAAAGCTTGTACATGTATTTACTATCACAGGATGTGGAACAAGAACATGCAAAGATGCTGACAAGTCTGGCGGACGAGTACCAACTTGCAGATGAAGAAGGAAATTTGGACAAAAAATATATGCACAAGCTGGCCGTGGATTATCTAAAACCTTTCATGAACAGCAGGTCTCTGCCTGATCGACAATATGTGCATTTTGTAGGGCCGACCGGTGTAGGAAAAACAACAACGATTGCAAAGCTTGCTGCAGAAGCAGTCTTGAATTTTGATTTAAAAGTGGCATTTATCACAACAGATACGTATCGAATTGCGGCTATTGAACAGCTGAAAACCTATGCAAAACTTCTGAATATACCATTGGAAGTTGCTTACAGCCACACAGATTATTTAAAGGCTAGAGAAAAATTTATAGATTATGATCTCGTACTTATTGATACGGCCGGACGCAATTATAAAGATGGTTACTTTGTAAATGAGTTGAATGGACTCATTACAACCGATGACCAGACAACAACCTATTTAGTCGTTTCAATGACTTCTAAGTATCAAGATATTAAAGAAATCTATCAGCAGTTTCAAACTATTCAGATGAATGAAGTAATTTTTACTAAATTAGATGAAGCCTCCAGTATTGGACCGCTTATTAATCTCCTTTTAGAAAATGAGATGAAATTGGCCTATTTGACGACCGGCCAAAATGTTCCAGATGATTTCATAACAGCTTCTAGTGAAACAGTGGTAGAAAAGCTCATGGAGGATTGGTAA
- the flhA gene encoding flagellar biosynthesis protein FlhA, which produces MSARDLSVILGVILIIVMLVIPLPGWLLSFFILINISLALIVILVSMNMEEALQFAIFPSLLLLLTLFRLGLNVSTTRSILSKAEAGGVVQTFGTFVIGGNPLVGFVVFVILIIIQFLVITKGAERVSEVAARFTLDAMPGKQMSIDADLNAGMINEHQAKERRKKIENEADFYGAMDGASKFVKGDAIAGIIIVLINIIFGLIIGMVQMDMPFTEAIDTYMRLTVGDGLVSQIPALLISTATGIVVTRVASEGNLGSDVTSQLLRYPKLLYIAGATIFLLGLTPIPFLLTTLIASVLIFGGYWLSREDRVPEVEEPEEADEADGEQMRSPENVVSLISMDPIEFEFGYALIPIADTNQGGDLLDRIVMIRRQLAIELGIVIPVVRIRDNIQLEPNEYRLKIKGNEVAAGELLLDHYLAMSPGVDEDEIEGIDTEEPAFGLPAKWISEDLKDEAELSGYTVVDPPSVVSTHITEVIKQRAHELLGRQETQQLIDHLKESYPILVDEVTPDPLAVGDVQKVLAKLLREHVSVKNLPVIFETLADFGKMTNDTDLLAEYSRQALAAQITGQYRSKDASIQVITVSGKVEKLLADHIQQTEHGSYLALDPETQQTIIQAVASQVEQVSLQQETAILLCSPAVRMYLKQLLDRFLPQVVVLSYNELEPSVEVQSVGVVNVA; this is translated from the coding sequence TTGTCGGCTAGAGATTTATCCGTAATTCTTGGAGTTATTTTAATTATCGTTATGCTCGTTATTCCGCTGCCGGGCTGGCTGCTGAGCTTTTTCATATTAATCAATATTTCTCTCGCTCTTATAGTCATTTTAGTTTCGATGAATATGGAAGAGGCCCTGCAGTTTGCGATCTTTCCTTCACTTTTACTTTTGTTGACGTTATTCAGGCTCGGACTAAATGTATCAACGACCCGTTCCATTTTGTCAAAAGCGGAAGCCGGTGGCGTGGTTCAAACATTTGGAACATTTGTCATCGGAGGAAACCCGCTTGTCGGGTTTGTCGTATTTGTCATTTTAATCATTATTCAGTTTCTTGTGATTACGAAAGGAGCGGAAAGGGTTTCCGAAGTGGCTGCTCGTTTTACCCTGGACGCGATGCCGGGAAAACAAATGAGCATTGATGCAGATTTAAATGCAGGAATGATCAACGAACACCAGGCTAAAGAACGACGTAAAAAGATAGAAAACGAAGCAGACTTTTATGGGGCGATGGATGGTGCGAGTAAATTTGTAAAAGGAGATGCCATTGCAGGGATCATTATAGTACTCATTAATATTATTTTTGGCTTAATCATTGGAATGGTCCAAATGGATATGCCTTTTACTGAAGCGATTGACACGTATATGCGGTTGACCGTAGGGGATGGCCTTGTCAGCCAGATCCCTGCACTGCTTATTTCTACAGCTACAGGAATTGTGGTCACACGCGTGGCTTCAGAAGGTAACCTTGGTTCCGATGTGACGAGTCAGCTGCTTCGCTATCCGAAACTTCTTTACATAGCCGGAGCAACGATCTTTCTCTTAGGGCTGACTCCTATTCCGTTCTTATTGACGACTCTAATTGCTTCCGTGCTTATTTTCGGCGGTTATTGGCTCTCAAGAGAAGATCGTGTTCCTGAAGTAGAAGAACCGGAAGAAGCAGATGAAGCGGATGGTGAACAGATGAGGTCACCAGAGAATGTCGTGAGCCTGATTAGTATGGATCCCATTGAATTTGAATTCGGCTATGCATTGATTCCGATAGCAGATACAAACCAGGGAGGCGATTTGTTAGACAGAATCGTAATGATCAGGCGCCAGCTGGCCATTGAATTGGGGATCGTTATTCCTGTGGTGCGGATTAGAGACAACATCCAGCTTGAGCCGAATGAATACCGGCTGAAGATTAAAGGGAATGAAGTCGCAGCTGGCGAACTGCTGCTTGATCATTACTTAGCTATGAGCCCTGGAGTGGACGAAGATGAGATTGAAGGGATAGACACCGAGGAACCCGCTTTTGGGCTTCCTGCAAAATGGATTAGTGAAGATTTAAAAGACGAAGCTGAATTATCCGGCTATACAGTCGTTGATCCACCATCGGTCGTCTCCACTCATATCACTGAAGTCATAAAACAGCGTGCTCACGAACTATTAGGAAGACAGGAAACTCAACAGCTGATCGACCATCTTAAAGAATCTTATCCTATTCTTGTAGACGAAGTGACTCCTGATCCTCTCGCTGTCGGAGATGTTCAAAAAGTGCTGGCTAAGCTGCTTCGGGAACATGTTTCCGTTAAGAATCTTCCTGTAATATTTGAGACGCTCGCTGATTTTGGCAAAATGACCAATGATACGGACCTCCTTGCTGAATACAGCAGGCAGGCTCTTGCCGCTCAAATAACCGGGCAATACCGAAGTAAAGATGCCAGTATTCAAGTGATCACAGTATCGGGAAAAGTAGAAAAGCTTCTCGCTGACCACATTCAACAGACAGAACATGGAAGTTATTTAGCCCTTGATCCAGAGACACAGCAAACAATAATTCAAGCAGTAGCTTCTCAAGTTGAGCAAGTCTCCCTTCAGCAGGAGACTGCTATATTACTCTGTTCCCCAGCTGTTCGAATGTATTTAAAACAGCTGCTTGATCGCTTTTTGCCGCAGGTTGTCGTTTTGTCCTATAACGAGTTAGAGCCAAGTGTGGAAGTTCAAAGTGTAGGGGTGGTGAACGTGGCATGA
- the flhB gene encoding flagellar biosynthesis protein FlhB, translating into MLKLNLQYFAADEKTEKATPKKRQDTRKKGQVPKSQDVNTGFLLLMVFGLLFLMGGSLKGTLTGMFEHTFQEYISWEVTENQVYDVFVESLLEISKVVVPIMGIAIVAGVTSNLLQVGVMFTGEPLKMDLKKIDPIQGAKKIFSARALVELVKSLLKITVVGTITFSIIWMNKETMMEVSQMSIDGALAFFGRTTILMGLASALALLLLSVLDYSYQKYDHEKNIRMSKKDIKDEHKNIEGDPQIKSKIKEKQRQMAASRMMSEVPEADVVITNPTHFAIAVKYDEEKFDAPYVVAKGVDFLALKIKEVAKAHEIVTVENRPLARALYQKSDIDQPIDEEFYKAVAEILAYVYRIQKKV; encoded by the coding sequence ATGTTAAAGCTTAATTTACAATATTTTGCTGCAGATGAAAAAACAGAAAAAGCGACGCCTAAAAAACGACAGGATACGAGAAAAAAAGGACAGGTGCCTAAAAGCCAGGATGTCAACACAGGGTTTTTGCTGCTGATGGTTTTCGGATTGTTATTTTTAATGGGCGGCTCGCTTAAGGGCACGTTGACAGGTATGTTTGAGCATACTTTTCAGGAATATATCTCCTGGGAAGTGACCGAAAATCAAGTATATGATGTGTTTGTTGAAAGTCTGCTGGAAATCAGTAAAGTGGTCGTTCCAATTATGGGAATTGCCATTGTAGCCGGCGTCACATCCAATCTGCTCCAGGTAGGGGTGATGTTTACAGGAGAGCCCTTGAAAATGGACTTGAAAAAAATTGATCCCATTCAAGGAGCCAAAAAGATTTTTTCTGCAAGAGCGTTAGTAGAACTTGTTAAATCCTTGCTTAAAATCACCGTAGTCGGCACGATTACATTTTCAATTATCTGGATGAACAAAGAGACAATGATGGAGGTTTCCCAGATGTCCATCGACGGAGCCCTTGCCTTCTTCGGCAGGACTACGATTTTGATGGGACTGGCTTCAGCGCTTGCTTTACTGCTGCTTTCCGTATTGGATTACAGTTATCAAAAATACGACCATGAGAAGAACATAAGGATGTCGAAGAAGGATATCAAGGATGAACACAAAAACATTGAAGGGGATCCGCAAATCAAATCTAAAATCAAAGAAAAACAGAGGCAGATGGCGGCATCGAGAATGATGAGTGAGGTTCCTGAAGCGGATGTCGTAATTACTAACCCCACTCACTTTGCCATTGCTGTAAAATATGATGAAGAAAAATTTGATGCCCCTTATGTTGTTGCAAAAGGAGTCGATTTTTTAGCTTTAAAAATTAAAGAAGTGGCCAAAGCTCACGAAATCGTAACTGTTGAAAATCGACCTTTAGCAAGAGCATTGTACCAGAAGTCAGATATCGACCAACCGATTGACGAGGAATTCTACAAAGCAGTTGCAGAAATCCTTGCCTACGTCTATCGGATACAGAAGAAAGTTTAG
- the fliR gene encoding flagellar biosynthetic protein FliR produces MLEQIQFANFPAFLLILIRITAFFVSLPLFSYRNIPTRYKIGLSFFLALIMYYTVELPSIELNGDYFLLLLKEASVGLSVGVLAYIVLASVQIAGGFIDFQMGFAIANVIDPQTGAQSPLIGQYLYIVTLLFILTVNGHHLIIDGVFYSYQMIPLDHYLPLSDGQWIEYVIHTFNKMFVIAFLMAAPIVGCLFLVDIALGIIARTVPQLNVFVVGLPLKIFIGLSVLVIAMTFYIMLIRQLFETMLTTMEGLMQLFGGG; encoded by the coding sequence ATGCTTGAACAAATTCAATTTGCCAATTTTCCTGCTTTCCTGCTTATACTCATTCGCATTACCGCTTTTTTCGTCAGCCTGCCGTTGTTTTCATATCGGAATATTCCTACACGTTATAAGATTGGCTTGAGTTTTTTTCTGGCTCTCATCATGTATTACACGGTAGAACTTCCTTCAATTGAATTAAATGGAGACTATTTTTTATTGCTGCTGAAAGAAGCATCGGTTGGGTTATCGGTCGGAGTACTTGCTTATATTGTCCTTGCTTCCGTGCAAATTGCCGGAGGGTTTATTGATTTTCAAATGGGGTTTGCTATCGCTAATGTGATTGACCCGCAGACAGGCGCGCAAAGTCCTTTGATTGGACAATACCTTTACATAGTTACACTCTTATTTATCTTAACGGTCAACGGCCACCATCTTATCATCGACGGCGTCTTTTACAGTTACCAAATGATTCCGCTCGATCACTATCTTCCTCTTTCCGATGGACAGTGGATTGAGTATGTTATCCATACTTTTAATAAGATGTTTGTCATTGCCTTTCTAATGGCAGCGCCCATCGTCGGCTGTTTGTTTCTCGTTGATATTGCTCTAGGTATTATTGCGAGAACGGTGCCGCAATTAAATGTATTTGTTGTTGGACTCCCATTGAAAATCTTTATTGGACTCTCCGTGCTTGTGATCGCGATGACGTTTTACATCATGCTTATCAGACAATTGTTTGAAACCATGCTCACAACGATGGAGGGCCTCATGCAGCTATTCGGAGGCGGTTGA
- the fliQ gene encoding flagellar biosynthesis protein FliQ, whose translation MDTQMVISFAKEGIYTILLVTGPLLILALAVGLLVSIFQATTQIQEQTLAFIPKIVAVMIGLVFFGPWMLTTMINFAADIFKNLNVLVG comes from the coding sequence TTGGATACACAAATGGTCATTTCTTTTGCAAAAGAAGGCATTTATACTATTTTATTGGTCACTGGACCGCTGCTTATTCTAGCCCTTGCAGTAGGATTGCTCGTAAGTATTTTTCAGGCCACAACGCAAATTCAAGAACAAACCCTGGCGTTTATTCCTAAAATCGTTGCTGTAATGATCGGGCTTGTGTTCTTTGGACCGTGGATGCTTACAACCATGATTAATTTTGCGGCAGATATTTTTAAGAACTTAAACGTGCTAGTGGGGTAA
- the fliP gene encoding flagellar type III secretion system pore protein FliP (The bacterial flagellar biogenesis protein FliP forms a type III secretion system (T3SS)-type pore required for flagellar assembly.) — protein MNEFVDIFSSSDPENIATSVKLLLLLTVLSLAPSILILMTSFTRILIVLSFVRTSLATQQMPPNQVLVGISLFLTFFIMAPTFQQVNEQALTPLFNEEITLDEAYDQASEPMKEFMAKHTRQKDLALFLNYSETERPESVQDIPLTTLVPAYTISELKTAFQMGFMIFIPFLVIDMAVASVLMSMGMMMLPPVMISLPFKILLFVLVDGWYLIIKSLLEGF, from the coding sequence ATGAATGAATTTGTCGACATATTTTCAAGTTCCGATCCGGAAAACATCGCTACTTCCGTTAAACTTCTTCTGCTTCTCACGGTGCTTTCGCTTGCTCCAAGCATTCTTATTTTAATGACAAGTTTTACGAGAATATTAATCGTTTTATCATTCGTTCGGACGTCACTTGCTACTCAGCAGATGCCGCCTAATCAGGTGTTGGTCGGGATCAGCTTGTTTTTAACTTTTTTTATCATGGCACCTACCTTTCAACAAGTCAATGAGCAGGCTCTCACGCCGTTGTTTAACGAAGAAATTACTCTGGATGAAGCCTATGACCAGGCAAGTGAGCCGATGAAGGAGTTTATGGCAAAGCATACACGGCAGAAGGATTTAGCTCTGTTCTTAAATTATTCAGAAACAGAGCGACCTGAATCCGTTCAGGATATCCCGCTGACGACTTTGGTGCCCGCTTATACGATTAGTGAACTTAAAACTGCATTTCAGATGGGATTTATGATCTTTATTCCATTTCTAGTTATCGATATGGCCGTAGCGAGTGTGCTTATGTCTATGGGGATGATGATGCTGCCGCCAGTAATGATTTCACTGCCATTTAAAATCCTGTTGTTTGTTCTAGTTGACGGCTGGTACTTAATTATTAAATCTCTGCTGGAAGGCTTTTAA
- a CDS encoding flagellar biosynthetic protein FliO yields MTLVVAFILCIFQGSVVYAAGPSVSECAKNPQLEGCGTQPDNVEQKTDPSSAEDQQTTAGTEQSSLVWSIIRLIFVLLFVLALIYGLLKFFNSKNKLFRSSRTMENLGGMNLAPNRSIQAVRIGKQVFIVGVGESVDIITEITDEETKDRLLKTDEETAIQQAFGLEKWLDKLKGKQASPEKDSSVQFKQLFEKQLTEMSNNRKQLRKKQQEDRENE; encoded by the coding sequence ATGACTCTTGTAGTAGCGTTTATACTATGTATCTTTCAAGGTTCCGTTGTTTACGCAGCGGGGCCATCTGTTAGTGAGTGTGCAAAAAATCCTCAACTAGAGGGCTGTGGCACTCAACCTGATAACGTGGAGCAAAAGACAGATCCCTCCTCCGCTGAAGACCAGCAGACAACTGCAGGGACCGAACAGTCTTCGCTTGTTTGGAGTATTATCCGGTTAATTTTTGTTCTGCTCTTTGTTCTCGCGCTTATTTATGGTTTGCTAAAATTTTTTAACTCGAAAAACAAGCTGTTCAGAAGCAGCCGTACAATGGAAAACCTAGGTGGAATGAACCTTGCTCCCAATCGTTCGATCCAAGCAGTGAGGATTGGCAAACAAGTGTTTATCGTAGGAGTGGGAGAGTCTGTAGACATCATCACGGAAATTACTGACGAAGAAACGAAAGATCGGTTATTGAAAACGGATGAGGAAACGGCGATTCAGCAGGCATTTGGTCTCGAAAAATGGCTCGACAAGCTAAAAGGAAAGCAAGCTTCACCAGAGAAAGATTCAAGTGTTCAATTTAAACAATTATTTGAGAAACAGCTGACGGAAATGAGTAATAACCGTAAGCAGCTTAGAAAAAAGCAACAGGAGGATCGGGAAAATGAATGA
- a CDS encoding response regulator, which produces MAERILIVDDAAFMRMMVKDILTKNGYEVAAEAEDGQKAVEMYKEHEPDLVTMDITMPEMDGITALKEIKQLNPNAKVIMCSAMGQQAMVVDAIQAGAKDFIVKPFQADRVIEAIQKALS; this is translated from the coding sequence ATGGCAGAAAGAATCTTAATTGTAGATGATGCAGCATTTATGCGGATGATGGTAAAGGATATTTTAACAAAAAATGGGTATGAAGTGGCTGCCGAAGCTGAAGATGGCCAAAAAGCTGTGGAAATGTACAAGGAGCACGAGCCTGACTTAGTAACAATGGACATCACCATGCCTGAGATGGATGGAATTACAGCTTTAAAAGAGATCAAACAATTGAATCCAAACGCCAAGGTGATCATGTGTTCGGCGATGGGCCAGCAAGCAATGGTAGTGGATGCGATTCAAGCAGGCGCCAAGGATTTTATCGTAAAACCGTTTCAAGCGGACCGTGTCATAGAAGCTATTCAAAAAGCTTTAAGTTAA
- the fliY gene encoding flagellar motor switch phosphatase FliY gives MNDDMLSQDEIDALLNSSDDDQDQEEEHAVEDHLSSLEEDALGEIGNISFGSSATALSSLLNQKVEITTPKIVIVPRSKLRNEFPKPHVAVQVTYTDGFSGENVLVIKSKDAAIIADLMLGGDGNSPAEDLQDIHLSAVQESMNQMMGSAATSMSTIFNKKVDISPPTIDVLNLDEDQGTDQIPDDEILVKVSFQLKVGSLIDSNIMQLLPIKFAKQLVDELMNPADEEEPAQEQVSTSEPQREEKPVERGSQVNKQAEQKDVPKSGESPQLVGGAHGKDLTDTNVQSPKFQSFESVQLNDNEQRNLDMLMDIPLKVTVELGRTKRTIREILEISSGSVVELDKLAGEPVDIHVNDKLMAKGEVVVIDENFGVRVTDISSPRDRLNKLR, from the coding sequence ATGAATGATGATATGCTCTCGCAGGATGAAATTGATGCGCTTCTCAATAGCAGTGACGATGACCAGGACCAAGAAGAAGAACATGCGGTTGAAGATCACCTGTCAAGCTTGGAAGAGGATGCTCTGGGCGAAATTGGCAACATTTCTTTTGGCAGCTCAGCCACAGCTTTGTCTTCTCTGCTTAACCAAAAGGTAGAGATTACGACTCCGAAGATTGTTATCGTTCCGCGCTCGAAGCTCCGCAATGAATTCCCGAAGCCTCATGTAGCCGTCCAGGTTACATATACAGACGGGTTTTCAGGTGAAAATGTTCTTGTAATTAAATCGAAGGATGCAGCGATTATTGCAGATCTAATGCTTGGAGGGGATGGAAATTCACCGGCAGAAGATTTACAGGATATTCACTTAAGTGCTGTGCAGGAATCGATGAATCAAATGATGGGTTCTGCAGCTACAAGCATGTCGACCATTTTTAATAAAAAGGTGGATATTTCACCTCCGACCATAGATGTCCTTAACTTAGACGAGGACCAAGGGACAGATCAAATTCCTGATGATGAAATTCTCGTCAAAGTCTCTTTCCAATTAAAAGTGGGCAGCTTAATCGATTCAAATATTATGCAGCTGCTGCCAATTAAATTTGCAAAACAGTTGGTTGATGAATTGATGAATCCGGCAGATGAAGAAGAGCCTGCTCAAGAACAAGTATCCACTTCTGAACCACAGCGGGAAGAAAAGCCTGTAGAAAGAGGATCGCAAGTAAACAAGCAAGCGGAGCAAAAGGATGTTCCTAAAAGCGGGGAATCTCCCCAGTTAGTCGGCGGGGCTCATGGAAAGGACTTAACTGATACAAATGTGCAGTCTCCTAAGTTCCAGAGTTTTGAATCTGTGCAGCTGAATGATAATGAACAGAGAAACTTAGACATGCTCATGGATATCCCATTAAAAGTTACTGTGGAATTAGGAAGGACGAAACGTACCATCCGTGAGATTTTGGAGATTTCATCCGGCTCCGTCGTTGAATTAGATAAACTGGCAGGCGAACCTGTTGATATTCACGTCAATGATAAGTTGATGGCAAAAGGCGAAGTTGTGGTCATTGATGAAAATTTCGGTGTCCGGGTGACAGATATCTCCAGCCCTAGAGACCGATTAAATAAACTTCGATAA